A stretch of the Kroppenstedtia eburnea genome encodes the following:
- the rpsB gene encoding 30S ribosomal protein S2 codes for MAVVSMKQLLEAGVHFGHQTRRWNPKMEKYIFTERNGIYIIDLQKTVKMMEETYNYVRDLASKGGKILFVGTKKQAQDAVREEAERSGMFYVNHRWLGGTLTNFQTIRKRIDRLHKLEAMEEDGTFEVLPKKEVVMLKKEQARLEKFLGGIKHMKELPDAVFIIDPRKERIAVAEARKLGIPIIAIVDTNCDPDEIDHIIPGNDDAIRAVRLFTSKMADASLEGKQGEETTTAS; via the coding sequence ATGGCTGTCGTTTCCATGAAACAGCTTTTGGAAGCGGGTGTTCACTTCGGGCATCAGACCCGTCGTTGGAACCCCAAGATGGAAAAGTATATTTTTACGGAACGGAACGGGATCTACATCATCGACCTGCAAAAAACGGTCAAAATGATGGAAGAGACCTATAACTATGTGCGCGACCTGGCCTCCAAAGGAGGCAAGATCCTGTTTGTCGGGACGAAAAAACAGGCACAGGATGCCGTACGCGAAGAAGCCGAACGCTCCGGCATGTTCTATGTCAACCATCGGTGGCTGGGAGGTACGCTGACCAACTTTCAAACGATCCGCAAACGGATCGATCGGTTGCACAAGCTGGAAGCGATGGAGGAAGACGGCACCTTTGAAGTTCTCCCCAAAAAAGAAGTGGTCATGCTGAAGAAGGAACAGGCCCGTCTGGAGAAATTCCTGGGTGGGATCAAGCATATGAAGGAACTGCCCGACGCCGTCTTTATCATTGACCCGCGCAAAGAGCGCATCGCTGTGGCGGAAGCCCGCAAACTGGGGATCCCGATCATCGCGATCGTCGACACCAACTGTGATCCCGATGAGATCGATCATATCATCCCCGGCAACGATGATGCCATCCGTGCGGTGCGTCTTTTCACCTCCAAGATGGCCGATGCCTCGCTGGAAGGGAAACAGGGAGAAGAGACGACGACAGCGTCCTGA
- the codY gene encoding GTP-sensing pleiotropic transcriptional regulator CodY, whose product MDLLSKAREINNLLQKTGGQAVSFKEMAEVLRDMIMANVYVVSRRGKILGSGAVQESEGDELQRRVVSEGHLGEEYNDLLKSVRETSANLDENSPFSPDHRMDGNHAHRYTTIVPIIGGGDRLGTLLLTRFDQPFVEDDLVLAEYGATVVGMEILQMKAEKAEEEARNRAMVQLAVDSLSYSEQEAVEHIFAELDGLEGILVASKVADRAGITRSVIVNALRKLESAGVVESRSLGMKGTHIKVLNDKFLPMLEKLRQS is encoded by the coding sequence ATGGACCTGTTGTCCAAAGCGCGGGAGATTAACAATCTCCTGCAAAAAACCGGGGGACAAGCGGTCAGCTTTAAAGAGATGGCTGAAGTTCTCCGGGATATGATCATGGCCAATGTCTATGTGGTCAGCCGCCGGGGGAAGATTCTCGGGTCCGGGGCCGTGCAGGAATCCGAAGGGGATGAATTGCAACGCCGGGTGGTATCCGAGGGTCATCTCGGCGAAGAGTACAATGACCTTCTGAAGTCGGTCCGGGAAACTTCCGCCAACCTGGACGAAAACAGCCCGTTCAGCCCGGATCACCGGATGGACGGGAACCATGCGCACCGTTACACCACCATCGTTCCCATCATCGGAGGCGGAGACCGTCTGGGTACCCTGTTGTTAACCCGTTTTGATCAGCCTTTTGTGGAGGATGATCTGGTGCTGGCGGAGTACGGGGCCACCGTGGTCGGGATGGAGATTCTGCAGATGAAGGCGGAAAAGGCGGAGGAAGAAGCCCGCAACCGGGCGATGGTCCAGTTGGCGGTGGATTCTCTTTCATACAGCGAACAGGAAGCGGTGGAACATATCTTTGCAGAGCTGGACGGGTTGGAAGGAATTCTGGTGGCGAGCAAGGTGGCCGACCGGGCCGGAATCACCCGTTCCGTCATCGTTAACGCTTTGCGAAAGTTGGAAAGCGCCGGGGTGGTCGAGTCCCGATCCCTGGGAATGAAGGGAACACATATCAAGGTGTTGAATGACAAATTCCTTCCTATGCTGGAAAAACTGAGACAATCCTGA